One Planktothrix serta PCC 8927 DNA window includes the following coding sequences:
- a CDS encoding TRAFAC clade GTPase domain-containing protein — protein sequence MSNLKLKVAMLGPSSVGKTSLLAVMYKFFSETTAPTELRLSTDPESEGILEEHYQDLLKMIKDFGVTDQGMTATEEPRDFSFTLGRKDWLGKRASLELEFIDVPGEYFGPKASTKQKEFCLDVVANSGAVIITIDTLALMMGGGRFNEQLNQPKDITELIETAYQNISEPRLVIFAPVKCETFLQNGKDPAELGKALKKEYGELITRVLAPKVKNVAAVLTPVETIGCVVCGGWQDKNGYFEKWYLNKLHVDDPMQTRYADQPLRYLLLFLIKQYIDQQNGFWSKFNDFFQKYDDLKESLRRFASGCRRVTPFEILQGHDFFKINR from the coding sequence ATGTCTAATTTAAAGTTGAAAGTGGCTATGCTGGGGCCTAGTTCCGTCGGAAAGACCAGTCTTTTAGCTGTGATGTATAAATTTTTTAGTGAAACCACTGCACCCACTGAACTGAGATTATCAACTGATCCTGAAAGTGAAGGAATTCTTGAAGAGCATTATCAAGATCTTCTGAAAATGATTAAAGATTTTGGTGTCACGGATCAAGGAATGACAGCAACAGAGGAACCTAGAGATTTTAGTTTTACCTTGGGTCGAAAAGATTGGTTAGGTAAACGCGCATCATTAGAATTAGAATTTATTGATGTTCCTGGGGAATATTTCGGTCCCAAGGCATCGACGAAACAGAAAGAATTTTGTTTGGATGTTGTGGCGAATAGTGGAGCCGTGATCATTACCATTGATACTTTAGCATTAATGATGGGAGGTGGACGTTTCAATGAACAGTTGAATCAACCAAAAGACATCACTGAATTAATTGAAACCGCCTATCAAAATATTTCTGAACCTCGCTTGGTTATTTTTGCTCCCGTCAAGTGCGAAACTTTTTTACAAAATGGTAAAGATCCGGCAGAATTGGGAAAAGCTCTTAAAAAAGAATACGGGGAATTAATTACAAGAGTTCTTGCACCGAAAGTTAAAAATGTAGCTGCTGTCCTTACTCCTGTAGAAACCATTGGTTGTGTAGTTTGTGGAGGATGGCAAGATAAAAATGGGTATTTTGAAAAATGGTATCTCAATAAACTTCATGTTGATGATCCCATGCAAACCCGATATGCTGATCAACCTTTGCGATATTTATTGCTGTTTTTAATAAAACAATATATTGATCAGCAAAATGGATTTTGGTCTAAATTCAATGATTTCTTTCAGAAATATGATGATCTCAAAGAATCTTTGAGAAGATTCGCGTCAGGTTGCCGTAGAGTCACCCCCTTTGAGATTTTGCAGGGACATGATTTTTTCAAAATCAATCGTTAA